The sequence CGCCGGCTATCACCGCGGCTGGGTGGACGACGTGCTCTCGCGCGTCTCCGACATCATCCTCTCCTTCCCGATCCTCGTCCTCTACGTCGTCATCATCTCGACCTTCGGGGCGTCGGGCATCAACATCGTGCTCGCCGTCACCTTCGCGAGCGCCCCGGGGATCATGCGCATCGTGCGCGGCCTCGTGCTCGACCTGCGCAACCGCGACTACGTCGCCGCCGCGCAGACGCGGGGCGAGAGCGCGCTGTGGATCATGTTCGTCGAGATCCTGCCGAACGCGCGCGGCCCGCTCATCGTCGACGCCTGCCTGCGGCTCGGCTACACCATCATCACGATCGGCGTGCTCGGCTTCCTCGGGCTCGGCCTGCCGCCGCCGGATCCGGATTGGGGCGGCATGGTCAACCAGACCCGCTCCATGGCGACCTTCGCGCCGCACATGACGATCTTCCCCGTGATCGCGATCTCCTCGCTCGTCCTCGGCTTCAACCTGCTCGCCGACGGCATCCGCGAGATCTCGCTGAAGGATTGAGGCGATGCACGAGACCTCCTCGCAGGGCGTCCGGCCCGACATCGAAGCCGTCCCGGCCGCCGAGCCCGTGCTCGAGATCGAGGGGCTCGCCATCTCCTACGTCACCCGTGCGGGCGAGATCCCCGCGGTGCTCGACTTCGACCTGACGATCCGCGCCGGGGAATCGGTGGCGCTCGTCGGCGAGAGCGGCTGCGGCAAGTCGACGGTGGCGAACGCCATCATGCGCTATATGGGCCGCAACGGCCGGATCGCGGCCGGCCGCATGCGCTTCAAGGGCCGCGACATGCTCGCCATGTCGGAGGAGGAGCTGCGCGCGGTGCGCGGCAACGAGATCGCGATGGTCTACCAGGAGCCCTTCGCGGCGCTCAACCCCTCGCTCACGGTCGGCGCCCAGCTCGCCGAGGTCTCCACCGTGCATCACGGCCTCTCGGAGGAGGAGGCCCTCGCCAAGGCCACCGAGATTCTCGCCGACGTGCGCCTACCCGATCCCGAGCGCACCCTCGCCGCCTACCCGCACCAGCTCTCCGGCGGGCAGCAGCAGCGCGTCGTCATCGCCATGGCGCTGCTCGCCAACCCCTCGCTGCTGCTGCTCGACGAGCCGACGACGGCGCTCGACGTCACCGTCGAGGCGGGGATCGTCGAGCTGATCGGCGAGATCAAGCGCAAGTACGGCACCGCCATCCTGTTCATCAGCCACAATCTCGGCCTCGTGCGCGAGGTCTGCGACCGGGTCGCGGTGATGTATTCCGGCGAGGTGGTGGAGGAGGGCGCCGTGGAGGACGTCTTCACCGCCATGCGCCATCCCTACACGCGCGGGCTGTTCGGCTGCATTCCGGTCCCGGCGGCGGACAAGCACGCCCGGCCGCTCACCGCCATTCCCGGGCAGTTGCCGCTGCCGCATCAGCGTCCGCGAGGCTGCAATTTCGGGCCGCGCTGCGGGCTGTTCGAAGGTGGCCTGTGCGACGAGGGCCAGGTGCCCATGCGCGACGCTTCCGATCACGACGAGGCGCCCGCCTCCGGCCACCGCGCCCGTTGCCTGCGGCTCGACGCCATGGAGCCCGTGAGGAAGCGGCGCAAGCGCGCCGGCGGCGATGCCGCGCAGGAGGGCGGCGACGTCGTGCTCGAGGTCGCCGACATGCAGAAATACTATCCGGTCTACGACCGTTCCCTGATGGCGATGCTGCAGGGCCGCTCGGTGCGATTCGTCAAGG comes from Salinarimonas sp. and encodes:
- a CDS encoding ABC transporter ATP-binding protein; the encoded protein is MHETSSQGVRPDIEAVPAAEPVLEIEGLAISYVTRAGEIPAVLDFDLTIRAGESVALVGESGCGKSTVANAIMRYMGRNGRIAAGRMRFKGRDMLAMSEEELRAVRGNEIAMVYQEPFAALNPSLTVGAQLAEVSTVHHGLSEEEALAKATEILADVRLPDPERTLAAYPHQLSGGQQQRVVIAMALLANPSLLLLDEPTTALDVTVEAGIVELIGEIKRKYGTAILFISHNLGLVREVCDRVAVMYSGEVVEEGAVEDVFTAMRHPYTRGLFGCIPVPAADKHARPLTAIPGQLPLPHQRPRGCNFGPRCGLFEGGLCDEGQVPMRDASDHDEAPASGHRARCLRLDAMEPVRKRRKRAGGDAAQEGGDVVLEVADMQKYYPVYDRSLMAMLQGRSVRFVKANEEISFKARRGQTVAIVGESGCGKSTFAKVLMGLETATDGAIRFEGEDVAGAPVTTRRKEQVANLQMIFQNPNDTLNPSQSVGGQIARVIKKFGVESDHQKIWARVYELLDLVKLPRDFAKRMPRQLSGGQKQRIGIARAFAGNPSVVVADEPVSALDVSVQAAVTQLLMDIQRDNDTTLLFISHDLSLVRYLADRVVVMYLGQVMEQGRTVDVFEPPYHPYTEALLSAVPVADPTIEKTKIVLEGALPSPLDPPKGCPFATRCPRKLGAICDAERPPVHSRPDGHRIACHIPLPELEEMEPVFRQVEAPASAA
- a CDS encoding ABC transporter permease; protein product: MSDTTAVGPERASELSPPTLADPKPPRPVRDRLLGPLRPLVGGLALLRESVVAMIGSGIVLFWVVVAVLAPLIAPFDPNAQFVPFAPPGAPHPDGGTFLLGADHLGRDILSRVIWGSRTVLFYAPVATGCAFAVGIVMGLLAGYHRGWVDDVLSRVSDIILSFPILVLYVVIISTFGASGINIVLAVTFASAPGIMRIVRGLVLDLRNRDYVAAAQTRGESALWIMFVEILPNARGPLIVDACLRLGYTIITIGVLGFLGLGLPPPDPDWGGMVNQTRSMATFAPHMTIFPVIAISSLVLGFNLLADGIREISLKD